AGCGACGAAGACATTCGCAAGATGGTGCGTGAGTCGCCGCGCTTCTCAGATTTTCCGGAGGCGGGCGCGGTGATTCTGTTGGATCAGGTGGTCCACGAAATCAATCCGGACGGCAGCGCCACTACCAGCGAACATTTTCTGGTCAAAATCCTGCGCGACAGGGGCAAGACCAAATTTGCCGACCTCAAGCGCACCTACAACCTGCGCACCGACAGTATGACGGTGCTTCTTGCTCAGACGCGCAAGCGCTTCGGGGCCCCGATACCCGTGGAGAAGGATGCCATCAACGACATTACGCCACCGGAGCTGGCCGATGCCGCCGTATATGCCAATTTTCACCAGAAGGTCATCTCCTACCCTGAGGTGGTACCTAACGTGTGTTTGGAGCTAAAGCGGCGCACTTTCCACAGGCCCGGCGAGGTGGGGAGGCGCTACTTCTGGGGTCTAACCACGCTGCAGACCGACGAGCCGGTTATGCTCAAAGAGTACACAGTGGTGGTGCCAAAGGGCGTCGCTTTTTCATACCGCACCATTGGTCAAGAGCTCATGCCCACGGTCGCAGCGCGAGGCGAGAAGGTGGCCTATACCTGGCGAGTGGAGAATGTGTCGCAGCTGATCCCGGAGCCCTTCATGCCGCCAGAGCTGGAGCCTCGGCTTCTTTACACTTCGTGTCCTTCATGGGAGGCGCTGGGGAGATGGCTGGGCGAGCAGTTCGAGGACAAGGTGCAACCTACCCCTGCGGTTCAGGCGAAGGCAGCGGATCTGACCACAGGAGTGCAGGGTGAGGAGGAGAAGGTGCGGGCCGTGTACCTCTGGCTGGTGCGGCAGGTGCGCAACGTGGAGTTGCCGCTGGGGGTCATGGGTTACGCCCCGCATCAGGCAGAGCGCGTGCTGGAGAATATGTACGGAGACTGGCGCGACAAGGCAGCGTTGCTGACTGCCTTGCTGAAAAGCGTTGGTGTGCAGGCAGAGGTGGCCTTGCTCAAGAGGAACGGCGCGCCAGTGGTTGAGGAGCTCCCCACGCCGGAGCAGTTCGACGCCGTTTACGTGCGCGTGCGGCTGCACGGAGGCAAGGTGCTATGGCTTGACCCCTTCGCACAAGACTGTCGCTACGGCTACTTTCCCGGGGGCGACGGAACCCAGGCGCTGGTGCTCACCCAGCAAGGCGGTGAACTTGTCAGAGTGCCGGCATTCGATGCCGAAACAAACAGTTGCCACCTCCGCGGCTCATATTCCTTCGCCAACGACGGCAGCCTCCTTGGGGAGGAACACTTCAGGCTGGGGGGAGTATTCGACAGGCGGCTGAGAACACGCGTCAAAGACCTCACGCCCAAGGAGCTAGAGCAGTTTTTCGCGCGGGCGGCAAGTGGTGTGGGCGAAGGCACCCAGATTGTGAGCCGGACCCTTTCCGACCTCAAAGACCTCAATGGAGAGGCAGCGCTCGACTGGAGCTACCGTGCTCCCGACTTTGCGATTGCAGAAGGGGAGATGATAATCTGCCACTTGCCTCCCATTGCCTTCGAATTCCTGCAAGTCCCGCCATATCGGCCCACGGTCCAAGATCGCCGCAACCCCTTTCATATTGAGCGAGAGTGCCTCTTTGAGAGCGAAAGGCGCTTTCGCCTGCCAGTCGGATACAGGGTGGGTTACCTTCCCGCTCCCCTTATTGTAGAAAACGAGTTCGGCCGATGGTCGGTGGAGTTTCGTACAGATGGACAGGGACAGCCGACTGTGCTGGAAAAGCGCACGGTCACGCTCAAGCGACAAACCATGGGGGTGGAGCAGTACGCGGCGTACAAGAAGGTCTACGACGACTTCATGCACCGCCGTAATACGATCATTCTTATGGAGAAGAGCAGGTGAACACCACACGAGGAGGAGACACCATGCGACTTTCCCGTCTAAGGCGTGCGGCCTTGCTGGCCGGCATAAGCTCTCTGTGTGCGCCCGTATTGATTCATGGTCAGTCGCTAGATGGCATGAAGGGCAAGGTCAAGGAGAGAGTGCTGAGTAACGGCATGAAGGTCATCGTCATGGAACGGCACGATGCTCCGGTAGCCTCTTTTCATGTGTACGCGGACGTAGGCAGCGCCAACGAGTCCTACGGCATTACCGGCATCTCCCACCTCCTGGAACACATGGCCTTCAAAGGAAGCACTACGGTCGGCACTACCGACTATGCCCAGGAATCAGTGGCCCTGGCGCGGCTGGATTCGGTGTATGAGGAGATGCAGCGTGAGGTGCGGCGCCCGCGCCCCGATTCCACCCGTCTTGCGGTGTTGCGCCAGCAGTTTGCCGCCCTGGAGGCCGAAGCCAAACGCTATGTGGTTACCGACGAATTCATCGACCTCTTGCGCAAAGAGGGCGACCGCAGCGTCAATGCCTACACCAGCAATGACGCAACCCAGTACATCAACTCCCTGCCTTCCAACCGCCTGGAGTTCTGGATGGCTATCACTTCTGACCGTTTCTTGAATCCAGTCTTTCGCGAGTTCTACAAGGAGCGCGACGTCGTGATGGAAGAGCGTCGCCTGAGCCTGGAGACCCGCCCGATTGGCAAGCTCACCGAGGACTTTTTGGCCACTGCCTTCAAGGCGCACCCCTACCACCACACGGTGATCGGCCACATGTCTGACCTGCAACGCGTCACGAGAAAGGATGTGGAAAGCTACTTCCGCACTTACTACATCCCCAGCAACATGGTGGTGGCGATCGTTGGAGACGTGCAACCTGAGGAGGTGTTCCGGTTGGCAGAGCTCTATTTTGGGCGCATCCCCAGCGGTCCCAAGCCGGAAGAGCCACGCACTGAGGAGCCGGAGCAGTGGGGCGAGCGGCGCGTGCAAGTGGTGGCGCAGTCGGAACCGATTCTTGTGGTGGGCTACCACCGACCGTCCATCCGTCACGACGATCATTTCCCGCTGGACGCCCTCGCCAACATCGTGGGCGTAGGGCGCTCCAGCCGCCTGTACCAGGAGATGGTGAAGAACCGCAAGATCGCCATCCAGACTGGCTGCTTTAACGGCTTTCCCGGGCAAAAATACCCCAATCTCATCGCCTTCTACGCGGTACCTGCCAAAGATCACACATCTACCGAGTGTCTGCAGGTTCTCGATGAGGAGATTGAGAAGCTGAAACGTGCTCCGGTCACGGACGAGGAGCTGAGCAAGTACAAGCGCATGACCAAAAAAGACTTGCTGGACCAGATGAAATCGAATGCTGGCATGGCAGAGATGTTGGCCAATGCAGAGGTGCTTCTGGGCGACTGGCGGGCTACCTTCGAGCAGCTCAAGCGTGTGGACGCCGTCACTGCTGCCGACGTGCAGCGCGTGGCTAACACCTACCTCACCTCCCGCAACCGCACCATCGGCGAGATCGTGCCAGAAAAAGGGTCAGCGCAATAACAGGACGGATAAGGTTCATTAGCGCAGAGGGACAGACCATGAGAAAGCACAGCCTGTTCGTACGCATTGCAGTAGTAGCGCTCCTGGTGGGCGTCGGAGCAGGGGGGGCGGTAGGGCAAAAAAAACCCAAGGAGCAATTCGTATATCCACCGCTCCGCCAGATCACCTTGCCCCATGTGGAACGCTTCACCTTGAAGAACGGCATGACCGTCTTTTTGGTGGAGGATCATGACTTTCCCACCATCGACCTGCGCGCGATGATTCGCACCGGCGCGGTGTATGAGCCTCCGGAAAAGGTGGGGTTGGCCAGCCTCACTGGGAGGGTGCTGCGTACCGGCGGCTCGACCAGGTTCCCCGGGGACGAGCTGGATAGACTGCTGGAAAAACTTGGTGCCAGTGTGGAGACCAGCATCGCCGAGAGTTTTGGCAATCTCTCTGCTTCTGCCTTCAAGGAGGACAGCGAAACCCTTCTGGCTGTGGTGGCCGATCTTTTCCAGAATCCTCTCTTCCCCGAGGACAAGATCGAACTGGCCAAGATCGAGCAACGCTCGGCGATCGCCAGGCGCAACGATGACGTGCTGCAGATCACCGAGCGGGAGTTTCAGAAGCTCATCTACGGCACCTCAAGCCCCTACGCGCGCCACCCAGAGTACGCCACCATCGATGCCATCACCAGAGACGACATTGTCGCGTTCCACAAGCGCTTCTTTTTCCCGAAAAATGTGCTGTTGGCTGCGTGGGGGGATTTTTCCGCCAAGGAGATGCGCCGGAAGATCGAAAAGGCCTTTGCTGGCTGGAAGCAAGGCGGCCAGCCCGTACCTCCCGTGCCCACAGTGGACTACCAGTACGACTTTTCCGTCAACTATGTGCACAAACCAGATGTCAATCAAGCTAACATCATGCTAGGCCACATCGGTGGAGTGCTAAACAACCCCGACTATCCTGCGCTGGTGGTGATGAATGAAATCCTGAGCATGGAACGGCTGTTCAAGCGGGTGCGGATCGATGAGGGGCTGGCTTATTCGGTGTGGGGCCGGTACGGGGCCGCGTACGACCACCCAGGCGTGTTCAGCTGCGGCTGCCAGACGAAGTCGCAGAGCACGGTGAAGGCTATCCGGCTCATCATGGAGGAAGTACAGAAGTTG
The nucleotide sequence above comes from candidate division KSB1 bacterium. Encoded proteins:
- a CDS encoding DUF3857 and transglutaminase domain-containing protein, whose product is MGRPFEHLIRAALLGLCAATTLTAQTEFSDEDIRKMVRESPRFSDFPEAGAVILLDQVVHEINPDGSATTSEHFLVKILRDRGKTKFADLKRTYNLRTDSMTVLLAQTRKRFGAPIPVEKDAINDITPPELADAAVYANFHQKVISYPEVVPNVCLELKRRTFHRPGEVGRRYFWGLTTLQTDEPVMLKEYTVVVPKGVAFSYRTIGQELMPTVAARGEKVAYTWRVENVSQLIPEPFMPPELEPRLLYTSCPSWEALGRWLGEQFEDKVQPTPAVQAKAADLTTGVQGEEEKVRAVYLWLVRQVRNVELPLGVMGYAPHQAERVLENMYGDWRDKAALLTALLKSVGVQAEVALLKRNGAPVVEELPTPEQFDAVYVRVRLHGGKVLWLDPFAQDCRYGYFPGGDGTQALVLTQQGGELVRVPAFDAETNSCHLRGSYSFANDGSLLGEEHFRLGGVFDRRLRTRVKDLTPKELEQFFARAASGVGEGTQIVSRTLSDLKDLNGEAALDWSYRAPDFAIAEGEMIICHLPPIAFEFLQVPPYRPTVQDRRNPFHIERECLFESERRFRLPVGYRVGYLPAPLIVENEFGRWSVEFRTDGQGQPTVLEKRTVTLKRQTMGVEQYAAYKKVYDDFMHRRNTIILMEKSR
- a CDS encoding insulinase family protein, whose translation is MRKHSLFVRIAVVALLVGVGAGGAVGQKKPKEQFVYPPLRQITLPHVERFTLKNGMTVFLVEDHDFPTIDLRAMIRTGAVYEPPEKVGLASLTGRVLRTGGSTRFPGDELDRLLEKLGASVETSIAESFGNLSASAFKEDSETLLAVVADLFQNPLFPEDKIELAKIEQRSAIARRNDDVLQITEREFQKLIYGTSSPYARHPEYATIDAITRDDIVAFHKRFFFPKNVLLAAWGDFSAKEMRRKIEKAFAGWKQGGQPVPPVPTVDYQYDFSVNYVHKPDVNQANIMLGHIGGVLNNPDYPALVVMNEILSMERLFKRVRIDEGLAYSVWGRYGAAYDHPGVFSCGCQTKSQSTVKAIRLIMEEVQKLRTAEVTDEELARAKDSFLNGFVFEFDSKAKIINRLLTYVYFGYPPDFMESIRQGVERVSKADVARVASQYLHPDKVRILVVGKQEDFDEPLSVLGKVNTVDITIPAPPQKLPPPTPLSLEQGRRLIELVSEACGSPDVLEKIANLQAEVELTVATPGGEMSMSGELLVVYPDRVRMVLTAPMGQVIMVVKGEEGWIKTPQGAKLMPQAQVESYRANLARDLIWVLGHWPDYKVQYLGERDFAGTRAIDLLVLDERAPFHIIADAKTLRPVGTIYREVGAEGPAEHEEELSDYRQLPNYAWVPFCSVVRVDGRKQSETRFKEVRVNVPVDPAWFEK
- a CDS encoding insulinase family protein, coding for MRLSRLRRAALLAGISSLCAPVLIHGQSLDGMKGKVKERVLSNGMKVIVMERHDAPVASFHVYADVGSANESYGITGISHLLEHMAFKGSTTVGTTDYAQESVALARLDSVYEEMQREVRRPRPDSTRLAVLRQQFAALEAEAKRYVVTDEFIDLLRKEGDRSVNAYTSNDATQYINSLPSNRLEFWMAITSDRFLNPVFREFYKERDVVMEERRLSLETRPIGKLTEDFLATAFKAHPYHHTVIGHMSDLQRVTRKDVESYFRTYYIPSNMVVAIVGDVQPEEVFRLAELYFGRIPSGPKPEEPRTEEPEQWGERRVQVVAQSEPILVVGYHRPSIRHDDHFPLDALANIVGVGRSSRLYQEMVKNRKIAIQTGCFNGFPGQKYPNLIAFYAVPAKDHTSTECLQVLDEEIEKLKRAPVTDEELSKYKRMTKKDLLDQMKSNAGMAEMLANAEVLLGDWRATFEQLKRVDAVTAADVQRVANTYLTSRNRTIGEIVPEKGSAQ